In a single window of the Massilia oculi genome:
- a CDS encoding recombinase family protein: MRQGVTVVTLADNMVYSAESVGNNFSSLIISITIMARAHEESAMKSRRVSAAWEAKRARIDEKKLTARCPAWMELSPNKTEFILIPERVELVMEIIDMVKSGMGQALIAKRLNERSLPPVSSHGKGWYPSYINKIITNTALYGEFQPQLWNSGKLAPHGAPVPDYYPALITKEEFFYLQNLRKERLFSGARARKGTEVPNLLSGLIKCGYCGSTMILAGGSAQRTRSADGNNVTRPGKKVLVCDGARRGLGCFAVQWPYKDFESSFLTFCRTIQLKEILFDVDAVEGEQDRQLSLVGRLQSVESAINEASTRLARLMDALELGDAPAAVIKRIRELEHEVGIMNSSKTQLEDELLTVQLSAKRRTDEVETVRATLEKLDGLSGDTLFMVRAKISEHIRHLIEIVRVFPAGTLTSPEEIEALRAGLVESGFSAARVEAYISEHMRTEPKRTGRGVRGRYVTRKDTGRYFTIKAKNGGFRVVHPNFDDPTQVTVELGIRGG, encoded by the coding sequence TTGCGCCAAGGCGTTACGGTTGTCACGCTGGCCGACAACATGGTGTACAGCGCAGAATCGGTCGGGAACAACTTTTCCAGCTTGATCATCTCGATCACAATCATGGCGCGCGCTCACGAAGAGTCGGCGATGAAGAGTCGTCGCGTGTCTGCTGCATGGGAAGCCAAGCGTGCCCGAATCGATGAGAAAAAATTGACAGCTCGATGTCCAGCTTGGATGGAACTTAGTCCGAACAAGACCGAGTTCATACTCATCCCTGAGCGTGTCGAGCTGGTCATGGAAATCATCGACATGGTCAAGTCAGGGATGGGGCAGGCGCTTATTGCCAAGCGGTTGAATGAACGTTCGCTGCCACCGGTTTCTTCGCATGGGAAGGGCTGGTATCCGTCGTACATTAACAAAATCATCACCAATACAGCACTGTACGGCGAGTTTCAGCCTCAGCTTTGGAACAGTGGGAAGCTCGCACCCCATGGTGCGCCTGTACCTGACTACTACCCTGCATTGATCACGAAAGAAGAATTTTTCTACCTACAGAATCTTCGGAAGGAGCGGCTTTTTAGTGGCGCAAGGGCAAGGAAAGGAACAGAGGTACCGAACTTGTTAAGTGGGCTAATCAAGTGCGGCTATTGCGGGAGTACGATGATTTTGGCTGGCGGCTCGGCGCAGCGAACAAGGTCCGCAGATGGCAATAATGTAACGAGGCCGGGTAAGAAGGTCTTGGTGTGTGATGGCGCTCGCCGTGGGCTAGGATGCTTCGCGGTCCAATGGCCCTATAAAGATTTCGAGAGCAGTTTCCTGACGTTCTGCCGGACCATACAGTTGAAGGAAATATTGTTTGACGTGGACGCTGTAGAGGGAGAGCAAGATCGGCAACTTTCGCTGGTCGGACGACTCCAATCTGTTGAGTCCGCCATCAATGAAGCGAGTACTCGGCTCGCACGTCTGATGGATGCGCTTGAACTCGGCGACGCGCCAGCGGCGGTGATTAAGCGCATTCGTGAACTGGAGCACGAAGTTGGAATAATGAACAGCTCGAAGACGCAGCTTGAGGATGAGCTTCTTACGGTCCAGCTATCAGCGAAGCGTCGTACGGATGAAGTTGAAACAGTTCGCGCCACGCTTGAGAAGCTCGACGGACTCAGTGGCGATACACTGTTCATGGTCCGGGCAAAGATCTCCGAGCACATCCGGCATTTGATCGAGATAGTTCGTGTCTTCCCAGCAGGGACACTTACGTCACCAGAGGAGATCGAGGCTTTGCGTGCCGGGTTAGTGGAGAGTGGATTCTCTGCGGCGCGAGTCGAGGCCTACATCAGCGAACACATGCGTACAGAACCTAAACGTACAGGGCGAGGCGTTCGCGGTCGCTACGTCACCCGGAAGGATACAGGACGCTACTTTACGATCAAGGCAAAGAACGGGGGCTTCCGTGTCGTGCATCCGAATTTTGATGATCCGACGCAGGTCACGGTTGAACTTGGGATACGAGGCGGATGA
- a CDS encoding recombinase family protein, translating into MYSALWDFFTFAAGKSFRYWVYEYTKIRCIIVALHQYWIATLPVAYSYIRFSTSEQQKGDSLRRQTELSERYASAHGLTLDTSLHLHDLGLSAFDRSNIDRGALGGFLEAVKRGRIAHGSFLLVESLDRLSRDKVLAALEIFI; encoded by the coding sequence TTGTATTCCGCATTGTGGGATTTCTTCACATTTGCTGCTGGTAAGTCATTTCGATATTGGGTCTATGAATACACGAAAATCAGGTGTATAATTGTTGCACTGCATCAATATTGGATTGCCACCTTGCCCGTCGCTTACAGCTACATCCGCTTTTCCACTTCCGAGCAGCAGAAGGGGGACTCGCTTCGAAGGCAGACCGAGCTATCAGAACGGTACGCTTCGGCGCACGGCTTGACGCTTGACACATCTCTCCACCTTCACGACTTGGGTCTTTCGGCGTTTGATCGTTCAAACATCGATCGTGGCGCACTTGGTGGGTTTCTCGAAGCAGTAAAGCGTGGCCGGATTGCCCATGGGTCCTTCTTGTTGGTCGAATCGCTTGACCGTTTGTCCCGTGACAAAGTGCTGGCCGCGCTTGAGATTTTCATCTAG
- a CDS encoding HNH endonuclease has translation MNKQEDQEFTNFLRSKAAEAKRDLGFPATAFLGMLSADGGYATARKLLSKKTPSDGFADLWKHGRLDLTVEALVVETKWRAYFDEILISRAEMLLHKSNYAFKPYQLNASNPLSVHAKQEVRSDAVSGIDVVSTKSLRTLLQSTNRRYWWVNQNQTYKTEVPGGFLWSPKTRADGVRNQFYDNMMDVNIGDVVFSFCDTRIKAIGVAIGKAETSTKPDFGDAGASWAKDGWLVPVEFKELHSQIRPKDHIEAIRAHLPAKYSPLQESGDGLQSVYLAAVPASMADVLATLIGKEFTLTLKALQGELDESEIAADQQEEAIRGRTDIGATTKTQLVNARRGQGVFKANVRLNEKGCRITGVTDPLHLRASHIKPWKDSSDDEKLNGCNGLLLAPHIDHLFDRGLISFSSDGRLLISKQLDQMILAKWGIPEVKYVGTFNSDQIEFLRYHEQSVFKR, from the coding sequence TTGAATAAGCAAGAGGACCAAGAGTTTACTAATTTCCTACGTAGCAAAGCTGCTGAGGCAAAGCGAGACCTTGGATTTCCGGCAACTGCGTTTCTCGGTATGTTAAGTGCCGACGGCGGTTATGCGACAGCGCGCAAGCTGTTGAGCAAAAAAACTCCATCAGATGGGTTCGCGGACCTTTGGAAACATGGCCGTCTGGACCTAACCGTAGAAGCGCTTGTCGTTGAAACGAAGTGGCGAGCCTATTTTGATGAGATCCTGATTTCAAGAGCAGAGATGCTACTGCATAAGTCGAACTATGCATTCAAGCCATATCAGCTCAACGCGAGTAATCCTCTCTCAGTGCACGCCAAACAGGAAGTACGGAGTGATGCCGTGAGCGGCATTGACGTTGTTTCCACGAAGAGCTTGCGGACGTTGCTTCAATCTACAAACCGCCGCTACTGGTGGGTCAACCAAAATCAGACGTACAAGACCGAGGTGCCGGGTGGGTTTCTATGGTCGCCAAAGACAAGAGCGGATGGCGTTCGAAATCAGTTTTATGACAACATGATGGATGTCAACATTGGCGATGTCGTCTTCTCGTTCTGCGATACACGCATCAAAGCAATTGGAGTGGCAATTGGCAAAGCTGAGACATCGACTAAGCCAGATTTCGGCGACGCGGGAGCGAGCTGGGCTAAGGACGGATGGCTTGTTCCTGTCGAGTTCAAAGAACTCCATTCGCAGATTCGCCCGAAGGATCATATTGAAGCGATTCGTGCCCATCTCCCTGCCAAATACTCACCGCTGCAAGAGTCGGGCGACGGACTACAGTCGGTGTATTTGGCAGCTGTTCCAGCGTCGATGGCGGACGTTCTGGCGACACTGATTGGAAAAGAATTCACCTTAACCTTAAAGGCGCTTCAAGGTGAGCTTGATGAGAGCGAGATTGCTGCAGATCAGCAAGAGGAAGCAATTCGGGGGCGAACAGACATTGGTGCTACCACTAAGACGCAACTTGTGAATGCGCGGCGGGGCCAAGGGGTGTTCAAAGCGAATGTCCGGCTCAATGAGAAAGGGTGTCGAATTACTGGCGTGACCGATCCGCTTCACTTACGCGCTAGCCACATTAAGCCATGGAAGGATAGTAGCGACGACGAGAAGTTGAACGGTTGTAACGGGCTACTGCTTGCTCCCCACATCGATCATCTCTTCGACAGGGGACTTATCTCGTTCTCTTCCGATGGTAGGTTGCTGATCTCAAAGCAACTCGATCAAATGATTTTAGCCAAATGGGGGATTCCGGAGGTGAAGTATGTAGGAACGTTTAATTCAGATCAAATCGAGTTCCTTCGATATCACGAGCAATCGGTATTCAAGCGTTGA
- a CDS encoding ParA family protein yields the protein MKVLCIHFKGGVGKSTTAIHVAGILQQQGKVLLVDGDRQVNSYCFFNFGDPPSTDEVEMLNNGSGIIPLHPLRQITKFDLSKRISKILKLDFDHFVFDTTPDPLTANSIISEVRPDLILVPVKYDDFGGLAQLITVLETIQRLSAIGVTARVKVVPIGISGQSIRDSLGQAFGSVEITDALPINPQLFGNAVFVDYKFAWSYPTNVDIGKIYTDIALG from the coding sequence ATGAAAGTCTTATGTATTCATTTCAAAGGCGGTGTCGGTAAATCAACGACTGCCATTCACGTAGCTGGGATATTGCAGCAGCAGGGAAAAGTTCTTTTGGTTGACGGAGACCGACAAGTAAATAGTTATTGCTTTTTCAACTTTGGGGATCCTCCATCGACTGATGAAGTTGAGATGCTAAATAATGGCTCGGGCATAATTCCGTTGCACCCGCTAAGACAGATCACGAAGTTCGACCTAAGCAAACGTATATCAAAAATACTGAAGCTGGACTTTGATCATTTTGTGTTCGATACGACTCCTGATCCATTGACGGCAAACAGCATCATAAGCGAAGTGAGGCCTGATCTAATTCTCGTACCTGTTAAATACGATGACTTTGGTGGATTGGCCCAGTTGATTACTGTGCTGGAAACGATTCAGCGACTCTCAGCAATTGGGGTAACAGCTCGGGTCAAAGTAGTTCCGATTGGGATATCAGGTCAGAGTATAAGAGATTCTTTAGGTCAAGCTTTTGGTAGTGTCGAGATCACCGATGCTTTGCCGATTAATCCACAATTGTTTGGTAACGCAGTATTTGTTGATTATAAATTCGCCTGGAGTTACCCAACAAACGTCGATATTGGTAAAATATATACCGATATTGCTCTTGGGTAG